DNA from Rhipicephalus sanguineus isolate Rsan-2018 chromosome 11, BIME_Rsan_1.4, whole genome shotgun sequence:
AACAACGCTGCGAAGACCGAAGTGACCGACGAAGTTCGCGCTGCTGCGGACACCGTCGCTACCGGTGCATCGGAAAACAATCAGGTGAGAAATTTGCCCACACGGCCATTGCAGGTTTGCGGTAGTCTTACCTGCTTGCTTACGTTTGGTAACGGACGCTCCCTGTTTTGTTTTCGATAAGACTGAACACCTCTGTTGCattttttcattttattctttttttgccCGCAGGCCAGCGCCGACAAGGAGAACATCGGCGCCAGCTTACCCAAGAAGTCCAAAATGGACACCGACTTCCATTCCCTACCGACGAGGCAGTATTTAGACCAGACTGTCGTGCCCATTCTTCTGCAGGCACTGTCGACGCTTGCCAAGGAGAGGTGAGTTTTAAAGGATGGGTGTTTTACGGTGTTACGCATACCTCCTCGCCGTAAAGTGTAAGCCGTACACGAGTGAAGTCTTGTGAGGTCCCGTGTACGGCTCTCACTTACCGGCATGTGGATTGACTTTTGTCTTGGTGACCGCACGATAGATTACGCAAGTGGTCGAGCCGTACTCGTACGGCAGTAAAGCATCTTGACTGTGTAGTACTTCTGTTAAGCAACGCCTCTCAGCGTCTACTGGTGCCTGTTACGGAGCTGATCGGTTTTATTGCGAAAACCGATTTATttccttaaaaaagaaaaaaaatcgtctACCTGCGTATGGAACTGCAGATGCTGCTGCAACTTTTCCCGGAGACTTGCAGCTTCCACGCCAATGCGTTATCGGgttaacatgttatgggagtAATGTTATCTTGTCTTATGACATACCTAGCGTTGTTATGGCTTTGTATCTTACAAAAGATGCAAGGCCATTTGAAAGTAGATTCAAATGAAGCCCGTGCACGAGAGGTGCCGGTGTGTTTGCAAGCCATTGAAAACGTAACAGTTCCATATAAGCTGTAAAATTCAGTCATGGTGCTTTGACAAATGCAGTGTGCAGTACTTCAATGAACTGTCAGCATGTAGATTCCTGGCTCTACTAAATAGTGCAAGAACTAGCATATGCAGTGTAAGCCAGTTCTTGCACCATTTGGTACTCTACTGTTCCACACTACTTGGTACACTTGTGCTGCGTAAAGCTTGTTCCAACACCTCTTGGTACTTCTTTTTCACTGTTTTACACTATCTGGTACTTTACTGTGTATGCTAGTGCACTCACCGTTTGGTGCTTTACTGTGTGTGCAAGTTTAAACTGGCAAGGCCTTTATTCTACATCAGGTACTATAGAGAACATTGACAATGATCCATGGATTGAAGCAACGTTTACTTCAGTTGTGTTCACGAGAATGGCTTGACAGGCCAGTTGGTATTGCATTGTAGAAACATTACAGCACACACTGACAgaaacaaaagaataaaaaaaaacaccacgcctGCACGGTACATGCAGCACAGTCTCGgcaaaagctggaggagcggccttccTAGAgcgcgttgtaaactctcttggggggGCGACTGCTGCAAGTACAGgtgcaacgtacccactgcgccataaatcatcataatcttgcgaagtagggaagtacccactatgccgttattcataattctgcggagaagtgaggaacccgctacacatctgtaaggcattatgcgcactttcttgatactgtggctgatgacgagttatggctgagccccttgtagttggtgggaagctttaaaccacccacttgttgcgcagttcacattgtgtgatgcctggcattatttcactcttctaccatgctatatactacatctgttaacgtgatttctCGCCCCAATATGAcaactgtatagggtctttttgcgatgGGAGTGTCAAGctttggcatggctctgtggtagaatgctcaactgccacgcagagggcccgggctCAAATCTGGTTCAATTTTGgatatttctttctcattgtacacgataccggttacggacaccggcagcagCGGACGACTACGCCACCGAAATCTGCTGTTGTCGTGATGTCgtaacggctttcgctgtaaaagcgttGCATCTTGTTTCGCCCTCTTTTGTCCCCATCTGTGTGCACTGTAGCATTTCTAATATACTTCAGCGGATTTCACAATAGTGACATTACTGTGTCACGTTCATAAGGCTGCCAAAACCTGCTCGAAATCGCTGCTATGGTCTAATAACCACACTGTTGTGTATATCCTTTGCAGGCCTCCCAACCCGATCGAATACCTGGCGAACTACCTGATGAAAAACAAGTCTCAGTTTGAGCATGGCAGTCATTCCGTCAACGGCCAGAACTGAAGCGGGgaggagagggggtggggaggcagagagagaatgttgtgtatattttttcctttgtctttaTTTACAAAGCACGCGGACAATGCTGCTCATTTCTTTACTTCGCTGCCACCacagtttacttttttttccttctcgttTTGGAAGCATTTATTTTACACACTGTGGTAGTAGACAGTGCCCGATGCGAAGTCTGTGCTTTCAAGCAGCACGGAATGATGTATTGAAGTGTTTTAGGGAATCAGTCGTTTTTAAAAGGAGTTAAACACATGGTGCTTTTACTTGTGCGAGGCACATGGTCCGAGTATAAGCAGGATTATTGTttcttgagggaaaaaaaaaagatatatataatgGTGTCGCCGGTGTTGAACGAGGCTTGTTATTTtggacgtcatgttgacgtcctCCTCGCTCGCCGCGACGAGTTTGGACAGATCGTGAAGTTTCCGAGACTTGTGAAGAGAGGAGGGCCGGTGAAGTAATGAAAATGATGAAATATTGTCAATAAAATAAGTTGAAACAAAGTGTTTTGTGGTCTTTTATTTCGCTTTTTGATTTTCCTGGCTGTACAAGGTGTGTGTGCTCCTCCTCTTGTCAGAACACTGGAACAAAGAAGGGTCTTATTTTTGGTGACAAGTTTATCGACAAGAAAACAATATTATTCGTGATAGTCAAGCATTGGCGCACATGCTAGCAGGAGCTTTCAATTTATCTAGTTACTCTAGTAGCAGAACAGTCGCAGCGCAAGGTGGAGGGCTCGCAAGTTCTCCAAGGGCAACTATGCCATAATTAATCATTTCGCCAAACAGTGAGgtgcccactacacatctgtaatgcAGTACACACACCTCTGTAGCTGCACATTTTGTTGATTCTGTGAATGATCAtggaagaattgtggctgagcactttgtaaatGGGTGGGAATCTTTTAAGCAATTCCATTTTGTGATGCCTGGGGTTGTCTTGCccctctgccacgcaatattacacgtcaATACGATTCCTCGTCCGACACAACGCCTGTACAGGGATCTTTTCGCAAGTAAATTTCGgacaccggcgtggctctgtggtagaatactctactgccacgcagagtgcctggGCTCAA
Protein-coding regions in this window:
- the LOC119374829 gene encoding protein dpy-30 homolog, with the translated sequence MAEDQNNAAKTEVTDEVRAAADTVATGASENNQASADKENIGASLPKKSKMDTDFHSLPTRQYLDQTVVPILLQALSTLAKERPPNPIEYLANYLMKNKSQFEHGSHSVNGQN